In Leopardus geoffroyi isolate Oge1 chromosome D1, O.geoffroyi_Oge1_pat1.0, whole genome shotgun sequence, a single window of DNA contains:
- the LOC123602452 gene encoding olfactory receptor 51A4-like produces MFTVNRSETEISTFFLIGIPGMEHAHIWVSIPICLMYLIAILGNCTILFFIKTEPSLHEPMYYFLSMLALSDLGLSLSSLPTMLRIFLFNAPGVSPDACFAQEFFIHGFSAMESSVLLMMSFDRFIAICNPLRYTSILTSARVTKIGLAFSFKNVLLILPFPLTLKHLRYCKKTLLSHSYCLHQDVMKLACSDNKVNVIYGLFVAVTGTLDLGFIFMSYMMILKAVLSIASQKQRLKVLNTCVSHICAVLIFYVPIFSLAVIYRFAKHSSPIVRIFMADVFLLVPPLMNPIVYCVKSQQIRNMVLGKLCQKHS; encoded by the coding sequence ATGTTCACCGTCAACAGATCTGAAACTGAAATTTCTACCTTCTTCCTGATTGGGATCCCAGGGATGGAGCATGCCCACATTTGGGTCTCCATACCTATTTGCCTCATGTACCTCATTGCCATCCTGGGGAACtgtaccattctgtttttcataaaaacagaacCATCTCTGCACGAACCCATGTACTATTTTCTCTCCATGTTGGCTCTCTCTGACCTAGGACTGTCCCTCTCATCTCTCCCTACCATGCTAAGGATATTCTTGTTCAATGCTCCAGGAGTTTCCCCTGATGCCTGCTTTGCCCAAGAATTTTTTATTCATGGATTCTCAGCTATGGAGTCATCAGTTCTTCTCATGATGTCCTTTGATCGATTTATTGCCATCTGCAACCCTCTGAGATACACTTCCATCCTGACCAGTGCCAGAGTCACCAAAATTgggcttgctttttctttcaaaaatgttctgttgatcctccctttccctttgacCCTAAAACATCTAAGATACTGTAAGAAGACCCTCCTTTCCCATTCCTACTGCCTCCATCAGGATGTCATGAAGCTGGCCTGCTCTGACAACAAGGTCAATGTCATCTATGGCTTATTTGTGGCTGTCACAGGCACCCTAGACTTAGGATTTATTTTCATGTCCTATATGATGATACTGAAAGCAGTATTGAGCATAGCATCACAGAAACAAAGGCTCAAGGTCCTCAACACCTGCGTGTCCCACATCTGTGCTGTGCTCATCTTCTATGTTCCCATTTTCTCTCTAGCTGTTATCTACCGGTTTGCCAAACACAGCTCCCCAATAGTTAGGATCTTCATGGCTGATGTTTTCCTGTTGGTACCTCCATTGATGAATCCCATTGTATACTGTGTGAAGAGCCAACAGATAAGAAATATGGTTTTAGGGAAGCTGTGTCAGAAACACAGCTGA